In one window of Eggerthella guodeyinii DNA:
- the rsmH gene encoding 16S rRNA (cytosine(1402)-N(4))-methyltransferase RsmH, whose amino-acid sequence MTSEYRHTPVLLAECLEYSNLKPQHTFVDATLGGAGHSFEAAKLIGSTGTLIGIDQDEVALAAARRKLGTLPDDVRPRLELVRGNFGAMDEALLSTEVPGVDAVLFDLGVSSVQIDTPSRGFSFKENGPLDMRMDPGKQTLTAAEIINTYNAADLTRIIRTYSDEKWASRIADFAVRARQTAPIETSEQLVDVIKAAIPASARRAGGHPAKRTFQALRIEVNGELDVLRSGLDAAIRWLNPGGRLVVISYHSLEDRIVKETFAKFANRCTCPPDLPVCACGKQPILDIVTRKPVLPTAEEIERNPRARSAKLRVAQKR is encoded by the coding sequence ATGACAAGCGAATATCGGCATACACCCGTTCTGCTCGCCGAGTGCCTCGAATACTCGAACCTCAAACCACAGCACACATTCGTGGACGCAACACTCGGCGGTGCAGGGCATTCCTTCGAAGCGGCCAAGCTCATCGGGAGCACGGGCACGCTCATCGGCATCGATCAAGACGAGGTGGCGCTCGCCGCCGCCCGTCGAAAACTCGGGACGCTGCCTGATGATGTGCGCCCGCGCCTCGAACTGGTGCGCGGCAACTTCGGAGCTATGGACGAAGCACTTCTCAGCACGGAGGTACCCGGCGTCGACGCGGTTCTGTTCGACCTCGGGGTGTCCTCGGTGCAGATCGACACGCCGTCTCGAGGCTTCTCCTTCAAGGAGAACGGCCCTCTTGATATGCGGATGGATCCGGGTAAACAAACCCTTACCGCAGCAGAGATCATCAACACTTACAACGCAGCAGATCTCACTCGGATCATCCGTACGTACTCGGACGAGAAGTGGGCCAGCCGTATCGCGGACTTCGCGGTGCGCGCGCGGCAGACCGCTCCCATCGAGACGAGCGAGCAGCTGGTCGACGTCATCAAAGCCGCCATCCCCGCCTCGGCCCGCCGAGCAGGGGGGCACCCGGCAAAGCGCACGTTCCAAGCGCTGCGCATCGAGGTGAACGGCGAGCTCGACGTGCTGAGGAGCGGCCTCGACGCGGCCATCCGCTGGCTCAACCCCGGCGGCAGGCTCGTGGTGATCAGCTACCACTCGCTCGAGGATCGCATCGTCAAGGAGACGTTCGCGAAGTTCGCGAACCGATGCACCTGCCCGCCCGACCTGCCGGTCTGCGCGTGCGGGAAGCAGCCGATACTCGACATCGTCACCCGCAAGCCGGTTTTGCCGACTGCAGAGGAAATCGAGCGCAACCCTCGCGCGCGCAGCGCCAAGCTCCGCGTCGCGCAGAAGCGCTGA
- a CDS encoding cell division protein FtsL yields MGAAPAYSYYPERAPERSPRERISVVPGRGTRTQTPTLPSSVVFLAKVAAVVLLVVSIVGFARIGLMSATISTTMQSSELTSQISDARSSGAALEVSQSTLSNPTKVKQQANKLGMAAPETTGVIDLEKDVVATDESGALSLSKSVAIASGSEA; encoded by the coding sequence ATGGGCGCAGCACCAGCGTATTCGTACTATCCCGAGCGCGCACCCGAGCGTTCGCCGCGCGAGCGCATCAGCGTCGTTCCGGGCCGCGGCACCCGTACCCAAACCCCGACGCTCCCCTCGAGCGTCGTGTTCCTGGCGAAGGTCGCCGCCGTCGTGCTGCTCGTGGTGTCCATCGTGGGGTTCGCGCGCATCGGGCTCATGTCCGCCACGATCTCCACGACGATGCAGTCGAGCGAGCTGACGAGCCAGATCAGCGATGCCCGCTCGTCGGGCGCCGCCCTCGAGGTGTCGCAGAGCACGCTGTCCAACCCGACGAAGGTGAAGCAGCAGGCGAACAAGCTGGGCATGGCGGCTCCCGAGACCACGGGCGTCATCGACCTTGAGAAGGACGTCGTCGCAACCGACGAGTCCGGCGCGCTGTCCCTGTCCAAGAGCGTGGCCATAGCGTCTGGCTCCGAGGCGTAA
- the mraY gene encoding phospho-N-acetylmuramoyl-pentapeptide-transferase: MFTVFNQYPTFLVFLAIVFAMVVTMVLTPLWIKFLKSSHIGQQVRADGPESHLVKQGTPTMGGVIMLIAVIAAALFIGMPTPETFVLLAATVLTGLLGLIDDASKVVKERSLGLTPKAKIVGQVAIATAFVLVAVNWLGIEPTVEIPFVVTLDFGILTTVVPLGDGIAIPWLYLLFMNILLVGMCNAVNLTDGLDGLAAGTVMIVMIVMAAIAYRSDLLEPAIFAAALAGACIGFLWFNSFPADIFMGDTGSLALGMALGCLAVLTKTEFVSLIIGGLFVAEALSVMIQVFYYKKTKKRIFLMAPLHHHFEKKGWSETKVVVRFWIISGVLAATGFSLYFAETLMAVA; the protein is encoded by the coding sequence ATGTTTACGGTATTCAACCAATATCCGACGTTTCTCGTATTCCTCGCCATCGTGTTCGCCATGGTGGTGACCATGGTGCTCACGCCGCTGTGGATCAAGTTCCTCAAGTCGAGCCACATCGGCCAGCAGGTGCGCGCCGACGGCCCCGAGAGCCACCTCGTGAAGCAGGGCACGCCCACCATGGGCGGCGTCATCATGCTGATCGCGGTCATCGCGGCGGCGCTGTTCATCGGCATGCCCACGCCCGAGACGTTCGTGCTGCTGGCGGCCACCGTGCTCACGGGCCTGCTCGGCCTCATCGACGACGCGTCGAAGGTGGTGAAGGAGCGCTCGCTCGGCCTCACCCCGAAGGCGAAGATCGTGGGGCAGGTGGCCATCGCCACCGCGTTCGTGCTCGTGGCCGTGAACTGGCTGGGCATCGAGCCCACCGTGGAGATCCCCTTCGTCGTCACGCTCGACTTCGGCATCCTGACGACGGTGGTTCCCCTCGGCGACGGCATCGCCATCCCCTGGCTGTATCTGCTGTTCATGAACATCCTGCTCGTCGGCATGTGCAACGCCGTGAACCTCACCGACGGCCTCGACGGCCTGGCGGCGGGCACGGTGATGATCGTCATGATCGTCATGGCGGCCATCGCGTACCGCTCCGATTTGCTGGAGCCCGCCATCTTCGCCGCGGCGCTCGCGGGCGCGTGCATCGGCTTTCTGTGGTTCAACTCGTTCCCGGCCGACATCTTCATGGGCGACACCGGGTCGCTCGCGCTCGGCATGGCGCTGGGCTGCCTGGCCGTGCTCACGAAGACCGAGTTCGTGTCGCTCATCATCGGCGGCCTGTTCGTGGCCGAGGCCCTGTCCGTCATGATCCAGGTGTTCTACTACAAGAAGACGAAGAAGCGCATCTTCCTCATGGCGCCTCTGCACCACCACTTCGAGAAGAAGGGCTGGAGCGAGACGAAGGTGGTCGTGCGCTTCTGGATCATCTCCGGCGTGCTGGCCGCGACGGGCTTCTCGCTGTACTTCGCCGAGACCCTCATGGCGGTGGCGTAA
- a CDS encoding UDP-N-acetylmuramoyl-tripeptide--D-alanyl-D-alanine ligase: MRLNAKQIAACTGGSFVVEPLDARALVTGLTWDSRDARAGDVYVALPGERVDGHDFIGAALRGGAVCALVMQPLDEAVRVLATELGACIIEVPDTAHAVADIAAEWRGHLHGRVIALTGSTGKTTTKNLVRDVLASTLTVVATAGNQNNELGVPKTLLAAEQDTQAVVVEMGMRGAGQLADLCDYVRPDWGLVVNVGESHIELLGSRENIAHAKAELLCALPEGTGRAFVNADDDYADFVREHARLDARRVETVLFDGSAAAAERRAGADAARPAVWAEQVELDEQGRPRFELHAVGFDGADGAEEGAPCALTLRGLHNVSNACAAAAVGRACGIPLAVCADALAHAEPEAGRQEVVRARGGFTVVNDAYNANPDSMRASLATFCALDVPGKHVAVLGDMGELGSYAPACHAGIGTFAATLPLDRLVCVGELSLHIADAAERAGMEPDRIVRAGSLSEVFGDLDTCVEPGDAVLVKASHFMGLERVVEGLVN; this comes from the coding sequence ATGCGTTTGAACGCGAAGCAGATAGCCGCATGCACGGGGGGCTCGTTCGTGGTCGAGCCGCTCGATGCGCGGGCGCTCGTCACCGGCCTCACCTGGGATTCGCGCGACGCGCGCGCGGGCGACGTGTACGTCGCGCTGCCGGGCGAGCGCGTGGACGGCCACGACTTCATCGGCGCGGCCCTGCGCGGCGGTGCCGTCTGCGCGCTCGTCATGCAGCCGCTCGACGAGGCTGTGCGCGTGCTGGCGACCGAGCTGGGCGCGTGCATCATCGAGGTGCCCGACACGGCCCATGCCGTGGCCGATATCGCGGCCGAGTGGCGCGGGCACCTGCACGGGCGCGTGATCGCGCTGACGGGCTCGACGGGCAAGACCACCACGAAGAACCTCGTGCGCGACGTGCTGGCCAGCACGCTAACGGTTGTGGCCACGGCCGGCAACCAGAACAACGAGCTGGGTGTTCCCAAGACGCTGCTCGCCGCCGAGCAGGACACGCAGGCGGTGGTGGTGGAGATGGGCATGCGCGGCGCGGGGCAGCTGGCCGACCTGTGCGACTACGTGCGCCCCGACTGGGGCCTCGTGGTGAACGTGGGCGAGAGCCACATCGAGCTGCTGGGCAGCCGCGAGAACATCGCGCACGCCAAGGCCGAGCTTCTGTGCGCGCTGCCGGAGGGCACGGGACGGGCGTTCGTGAACGCCGACGACGACTACGCCGATTTCGTGCGCGAGCACGCGCGCCTCGACGCGCGCCGCGTGGAAACCGTGCTGTTCGACGGTTCCGCCGCCGCGGCCGAGCGCCGCGCGGGCGCCGACGCGGCGCGCCCCGCCGTGTGGGCCGAGCAGGTGGAGCTCGACGAGCAGGGCCGTCCGCGCTTCGAGCTGCACGCCGTCGGTTTCGACGGCGCCGACGGCGCGGAGGAGGGGGCTCCGTGCGCGCTCACGCTGCGCGGCCTGCACAACGTGTCGAACGCATGCGCCGCGGCCGCCGTCGGGCGCGCCTGCGGCATCCCGCTCGCCGTCTGCGCCGACGCGCTCGCGCACGCCGAGCCCGAGGCCGGCCGCCAGGAAGTGGTGCGCGCGCGCGGCGGGTTCACCGTGGTGAACGACGCCTACAACGCGAACCCCGACTCGATGCGCGCGTCGCTTGCGACGTTCTGCGCGCTCGACGTGCCGGGCAAGCACGTGGCCGTGCTCGGCGACATGGGGGAGCTGGGCAGCTACGCGCCGGCCTGCCATGCGGGCATCGGCACGTTCGCCGCCACGCTGCCGCTCGATCGGCTCGTGTGCGTGGGCGAGCTGTCCCTGCACATCGCCGACGCGGCAGAGCGCGCCGGCATGGAGCCCGACCGCATCGTGCGCGCGGGCTCGCTTTCTGAAGTGTTCGGCGATTTGGACACCTGCGTCGAGCCCGGCGATGCCGTGCTGGTGAAGGCATCGCATTTCATGGGTCTCGAACGCGTGGTCGAAGGACTGGTCAATTAA
- a CDS encoding peptidoglycan D,D-transpeptidase FtsI family protein: protein MFLPILVFAAIAALFVLRLAYLQVIAAPAMASEAENARMSYDWIEPRRGTIYDRNGVVLATSVESTTIYIDPVEVDDADATAQVLVDVLGGQKSDYLEAVTASNTRYAVVKEKADVAVGESLQERTSELSAEGGSREGMDFGIRYKTVWKREYPNGQVGGQVIGVCTLETDQDLNREYYQGVSGLELYYDDILSGEAGYTREERSPDGTPIPGGTRDSQAAVDGQDIIISIDIELQQYVEERLTADEKGITANGGSAVVMDGGTGEIYAAASLPLLNPADRTEMEADAPRLKCVTDLFEPGSIFKSVSTMAILETNTMAPDDELFCPAVITADGYEIRDAHERGDATYTLREILDQSSNIGISLASEKMGFKELYDHILKYNLNSLTGVDYPGEQIGYLLDFDQWSKVQAYNVSFGQGISLTPLQITRFYGALVNDGVECTPHFLLSKPLSGETPEYETVDVIENKESISTMTDMLKTVVTDGTGKAAAIDGFNVAGKTSTAEIYDEENGGYRKGVYNLAFTGFLADSSSQLVCFVGANEVPTDGVVTPIFKDIMTTAIDRFNIYPE, encoded by the coding sequence GTGTTCCTGCCCATCCTCGTCTTCGCCGCCATCGCGGCGCTGTTCGTGCTGCGCCTAGCGTACCTGCAGGTGATCGCAGCACCCGCCATGGCTTCGGAAGCCGAGAACGCGCGCATGAGCTACGACTGGATCGAGCCGCGCCGCGGCACCATCTACGACCGCAACGGCGTCGTGCTGGCGACCTCCGTGGAATCCACCACCATCTACATCGACCCGGTCGAGGTGGACGACGCGGATGCCACGGCCCAGGTGCTCGTCGACGTGCTGGGCGGCCAGAAGTCGGACTACCTCGAGGCCGTCACCGCCTCGAACACGCGCTACGCGGTGGTCAAGGAGAAGGCCGACGTGGCGGTGGGCGAGAGCCTGCAGGAGCGCACGAGCGAGCTTTCGGCCGAGGGCGGGTCGCGCGAGGGCATGGACTTCGGCATCCGCTACAAGACGGTGTGGAAGCGCGAGTACCCGAACGGCCAGGTGGGCGGCCAGGTGATCGGCGTCTGCACGCTGGAGACGGATCAGGATCTCAACCGCGAGTACTACCAGGGCGTGTCGGGCCTTGAGCTGTACTACGACGACATCCTGTCGGGCGAGGCGGGCTACACGCGCGAGGAGCGCAGCCCCGACGGCACGCCCATCCCGGGCGGTACGCGCGATTCCCAGGCGGCCGTGGACGGCCAGGACATCATCATATCCATCGACATCGAGCTGCAGCAGTACGTGGAGGAGCGCCTGACGGCCGACGAGAAGGGCATCACGGCCAACGGCGGCAGCGCCGTCGTGATGGACGGCGGCACGGGCGAGATCTACGCCGCGGCGTCGCTGCCCCTGCTCAACCCGGCGGACCGCACCGAGATGGAGGCCGACGCGCCCCGCCTCAAGTGCGTGACCGACCTGTTCGAGCCGGGCTCCATCTTCAAGTCGGTGTCCACGATGGCCATCCTCGAGACGAACACGATGGCACCCGACGACGAGCTGTTCTGCCCGGCGGTCATCACGGCCGACGGCTACGAGATCCGCGACGCGCACGAACGCGGCGATGCCACGTACACGCTGCGCGAGATCCTCGACCAGTCGTCGAACATCGGCATCTCGCTCGCGTCCGAGAAGATGGGCTTCAAAGAACTGTACGACCATATCCTCAAGTACAACCTGAACTCGCTCACGGGCGTGGACTACCCCGGCGAGCAGATCGGCTATCTGCTCGACTTCGACCAGTGGAGCAAGGTGCAGGCCTACAACGTGTCGTTCGGCCAGGGCATCTCGCTCACGCCGCTGCAGATCACGCGCTTCTACGGCGCGCTCGTGAACGACGGCGTGGAATGCACCCCGCACTTCCTGCTGTCGAAGCCGCTGAGCGGCGAGACGCCCGAGTACGAAACCGTCGACGTCATCGAGAACAAGGAATCCATCTCCACGATGACCGACATGCTGAAGACCGTCGTCACCGACGGCACGGGCAAGGCCGCCGCCATCGACGGCTTCAACGTGGCCGGCAAGACGTCCACGGCGGAGATCTACGACGAGGAGAACGGCGGCTATCGAAAAGGGGTGTACAACCTGGCCTTTACCGGGTTCCTGGCCGATTCTTCCAGCCAATTGGTTTGTTTTGTGGGTGCCAACGAGGTTCCCACCGACGGTGTGGTCACGCCGATTTTTAAGGATATAATGACTACAGCCATCGACCGATTCAATATTTACCCGGAGTGA
- the murD gene encoding UDP-N-acetylmuramoyl-L-alanine--D-glutamate ligase — protein MASRELIANRKHAPHHLGRVLVLGLGKSGRAATAYLLPLVGDRVDALAIAAGAHTAASEGFVAEARAAGALVAFEDDAVGVLADAAGGSFDLCIASPGISQFSAFYEAAAAVSAEVISEVEFAWRESAADSRWVAVTGTNGKTTACALAAHVLAGAGLAAAAVGNIGDPCIEAVAAGRTDVYVAEVSSYQLASTARFAPNVAVLLNITPDHLHWHRSFEAYRDAKLKLLANLDGVPGAVAVLDATNDVVRAEVRRLRALDADERGFAYVPMGTAAGLGGDMRAACGSDNAAFLDADGTLRVALGGTEYTAGRAAELQIKGEHNASNALAVAAAALALGVDARDVAAHLRSFKPLEHRIEPCGTVGGVRCYNDSKATNVDATLKALAAFPETRPVVLLGGDDKGTDLAPLVAAAHAHARAVVCFGAAGPRFAAAFEAAREQAPAGFAVARAEHLADALDAGLAQASAGDVVLLSPACASFDEFGSFEERGSAFKTLVADAAAALGA, from the coding sequence ATGGCGTCGCGGGAGCTCATAGCGAATCGCAAGCACGCGCCGCACCATCTGGGGCGCGTGCTCGTTTTGGGTCTGGGCAAGAGCGGGCGCGCCGCGACGGCGTACCTGCTGCCGCTCGTGGGCGATCGCGTGGACGCGCTGGCCATCGCGGCCGGCGCGCACACCGCGGCCTCCGAGGGGTTCGTGGCCGAGGCGCGCGCGGCCGGCGCGCTCGTGGCGTTCGAGGACGACGCCGTGGGCGTTCTGGCGGACGCGGCGGGCGGGTCGTTCGACCTGTGCATCGCGAGCCCCGGCATCTCGCAGTTCTCGGCGTTCTACGAGGCGGCCGCGGCCGTGTCGGCCGAGGTGATCAGCGAGGTGGAGTTCGCCTGGCGCGAGAGCGCCGCGGACAGCCGCTGGGTGGCCGTGACGGGCACGAACGGCAAGACGACGGCCTGCGCGCTCGCCGCGCACGTGCTGGCGGGGGCGGGGCTCGCCGCCGCTGCCGTGGGCAACATCGGCGACCCGTGCATCGAGGCCGTGGCCGCGGGGCGCACGGACGTCTACGTGGCCGAGGTGTCGTCCTACCAGCTGGCCTCCACGGCGCGCTTCGCGCCGAACGTGGCCGTGCTGCTGAACATCACGCCCGACCACCTGCATTGGCATCGCAGCTTCGAGGCGTACCGCGACGCGAAGCTCAAGCTGCTGGCGAACCTGGACGGCGTGCCGGGAGCCGTGGCGGTGCTCGACGCGACGAACGACGTCGTGCGCGCCGAGGTGCGCCGCCTGCGCGCCCTGGACGCCGACGAGCGCGGCTTCGCGTACGTGCCGATGGGCACGGCGGCGGGCCTCGGCGGCGACATGCGCGCCGCGTGCGGCAGCGACAACGCCGCGTTTCTCGACGCCGACGGCACGCTGCGCGTGGCGCTGGGCGGGACGGAATATACCGCGGGGCGCGCCGCCGAATTGCAGATCAAGGGCGAGCACAACGCCTCGAACGCGCTGGCCGTGGCGGCCGCCGCGCTCGCGCTGGGCGTGGACGCCCGCGACGTGGCCGCGCACCTGCGCTCGTTCAAGCCGCTCGAGCACCGCATCGAGCCCTGCGGCACCGTCGGCGGCGTCCGCTGCTACAATGATTCCAAGGCCACGAACGTCGATGCGACGCTCAAGGCCCTCGCCGCGTTTCCCGAGACGCGCCCCGTCGTGCTGCTGGGCGGCGACGACAAGGGCACCGACCTCGCGCCGCTCGTCGCGGCCGCGCACGCGCATGCGCGCGCCGTCGTGTGCTTCGGCGCGGCGGGCCCGCGCTTCGCCGCGGCGTTCGAAGCGGCGCGCGAGCAGGCTCCGGCGGGGTTCGCCGTGGCCCGCGCGGAGCATCTCGCCGACGCGCTCGACGCGGGCCTCGCGCAGGCCTCGGCGGGCGACGTCGTGCTGCTGTCCCCGGCCTGCGCCTCCTTCGACGAGTTCGGCTCGTTCGAGGAGCGCGGCAGCGCCTTCAAGACGCTCGTGGCCGACGCGGCCGCCGCGCTCGGCGCGTAG
- a CDS encoding division/cell wall cluster transcriptional repressor MraZ, whose product MAEEDNKVVDLNSAYRHKVDAKGRMSLPATFRKVLSTDLVVTRNPKDECLYVFEPDAFNAWVAGVFEDKFGKFDRTNDLHVRLRRKLKSRAADVSIDAAGRIMISAEQREATGIDKEVVVVGNTGYFEIWDAKRYDAVDDETDLGLLFD is encoded by the coding sequence ATGGCGGAAGAGGACAACAAGGTTGTTGATCTCAACAGCGCGTACCGCCATAAGGTGGACGCCAAAGGCCGCATGTCTCTTCCCGCAACGTTCCGCAAGGTGCTTTCGACGGATTTGGTGGTAACCCGCAACCCGAAGGACGAGTGCCTCTACGTGTTCGAGCCCGATGCGTTCAACGCATGGGTGGCCGGCGTGTTCGAGGACAAGTTCGGGAAGTTCGACCGCACCAACGATCTCCACGTGCGCCTGCGCCGCAAGCTGAAGTCGCGTGCAGCCGATGTGTCCATCGACGCAGCCGGCCGCATCATGATCTCGGCCGAGCAGCGCGAAGCCACGGGGATCGACAAGGAGGTCGTGGTCGTAGGCAACACGGGCTACTTCGAAATCTGGGACGCAAAGCGCTACGACGCGGTGGACGACGAGACCGATCTCGGTCTGTTGTTCGACTGA
- a CDS encoding site-specific tyrosine recombinase — MDELYREYLAYLRVERGSSPLTVSAYAADLKDYALFLKKRGIESVDDVDREVIVAYESDLFDRAYAASTVDRHVSVLKGFHRFLVREGYARRNPADTIQLPKAPDRLPDVLSVAQVNEMLSKPLGSGPLALRNQTILEVLYGCGLRVSECTGLDLGDAVLEDGYLHIVGKGNKERIAPISGAALRALRDYLERGRPELVRSYAKSTPAVFLNARGGRLTRQSVHALVAEAGRTIGVANLHPHTLRHSFATHMLTGGADLRVIQEILGHSDISTTQIYTHVNRAHIREEYLHAHPRAK, encoded by the coding sequence ATGGACGAGCTGTATCGAGAGTACCTGGCATATCTGCGCGTCGAGAGGGGTAGCTCCCCGCTGACCGTGTCCGCGTACGCCGCCGACCTCAAGGACTACGCGCTGTTCCTCAAGAAGCGCGGGATCGAATCAGTGGACGACGTCGATCGCGAGGTCATCGTGGCCTACGAGTCCGACCTCTTCGACCGTGCGTACGCGGCCTCGACGGTGGACCGCCACGTGTCGGTGCTCAAGGGATTCCACCGCTTCCTCGTGCGCGAGGGCTACGCGCGCCGCAACCCGGCCGACACCATCCAGCTTCCCAAAGCGCCCGACCGCCTGCCCGACGTGCTGTCGGTGGCCCAGGTGAACGAGATGCTGTCGAAGCCGTTGGGCAGCGGGCCTTTGGCCCTGCGCAACCAGACCATCCTCGAGGTGCTGTACGGCTGCGGGCTGCGCGTGAGCGAGTGCACGGGGCTCGACTTGGGCGACGCCGTGCTCGAGGACGGCTACCTGCACATCGTGGGCAAGGGGAACAAGGAGCGCATCGCCCCCATCTCGGGCGCTGCCCTGCGCGCGCTGCGCGACTACCTCGAGCGCGGGCGCCCCGAGCTCGTCCGCTCGTACGCGAAGTCCACTCCGGCCGTGTTCCTCAACGCGCGCGGCGGCCGGCTCACGCGTCAGAGCGTGCACGCCCTCGTCGCCGAGGCCGGCCGCACCATCGGCGTGGCGAACCTCCACCCGCACACGCTGCGCCACTCCTTCGCCACCCACATGCTGACCGGCGGCGCCGACCTGCGCGTCATCCAGGAGATCCTCGGCCACTCCGACATCTCGACGACCCAGATCTACACCCACGTCAACCGCGCTCACATCCGGGAAGAGTACCTCCACGCCCACCCCCGCGCGAAGTAG
- a CDS encoding UDP-N-acetylmuramoyl-L-alanyl-D-glutamate--2,6-diaminopimelate ligase — protein MGKTCTELFAGIDCTILGNADDEVSGIAYRSDRVQPGDAFFCVVGMTSDGHSFAQDAIDRGAKVLVVQRKVYLADATDVTEIVVKDTRKAMAAAAANFYDHPSQNLALVGITGTNGKTTTTYLVEHIARVAGKRTGVIGTVGIRIGDAAEKSAHTTPESPDLQQLFARMRDARCDVVAMEVSSHALDLDRTWDTAFAVTAFSNLTQDHLDYHHTFEAYFEAKARLFSKDYPAKRVICIDDKWGKELLRRCSVAEDSVVTTGFDPSAQIHPVDVQYAPTHTTVTLDVRGSLHTFDYPLVGRFNVENIMCAFGIGLQLGFPAGVIVEALEEAPQIPGRLERVSAPNTGGVSVFVDYAHTPDALEKALASIMALTPGRTICVFGCGGDRDASKRPIMGRAALAADHAVVTSDNPRTEDPQAIIEDIVSGMGSGADRFEVEADRRAAIARAIAQAKAGDSILIAGKGHEDYQLVGDQVLSFDDRIVAAEELERSFGSEPAAE, from the coding sequence ATGGGCAAGACCTGTACCGAACTGTTCGCAGGTATCGACTGCACCATCCTCGGCAACGCCGACGACGAGGTGAGCGGTATCGCCTACCGCAGCGATCGGGTGCAACCCGGCGACGCGTTCTTCTGCGTGGTGGGCATGACCTCGGACGGGCACTCGTTCGCCCAGGACGCCATCGACCGCGGCGCGAAGGTGCTCGTGGTGCAGCGCAAGGTCTACCTCGCCGACGCCACCGACGTCACCGAGATCGTGGTGAAGGACACCCGCAAGGCCATGGCGGCCGCCGCGGCGAACTTCTACGACCATCCTTCCCAGAACCTCGCGCTCGTGGGCATCACGGGCACGAACGGCAAGACCACCACCACCTACCTCGTGGAGCACATCGCGCGCGTGGCGGGCAAGCGCACGGGCGTCATCGGCACCGTGGGCATCCGCATCGGCGACGCGGCCGAGAAGTCGGCCCACACCACGCCGGAATCGCCCGACCTGCAGCAGCTGTTCGCGCGCATGCGCGACGCACGCTGCGACGTGGTGGCCATGGAGGTGAGCTCGCACGCGCTCGACCTCGACCGCACGTGGGACACCGCGTTCGCCGTCACGGCGTTCTCCAACCTGACGCAGGACCACCTCGACTACCATCACACGTTCGAGGCCTACTTCGAGGCGAAGGCGCGCCTGTTCTCGAAGGACTACCCGGCCAAGCGCGTGATCTGCATCGACGACAAGTGGGGCAAGGAGCTGCTGCGCCGCTGCTCGGTGGCCGAGGACAGCGTGGTCACGACGGGCTTCGACCCGTCCGCCCAGATCCATCCCGTGGACGTGCAGTACGCGCCCACGCACACCACCGTCACGCTCGACGTGCGCGGAAGCCTCCACACGTTCGACTACCCGCTCGTGGGCAGGTTCAACGTCGAGAACATCATGTGCGCGTTCGGCATCGGCCTGCAGCTGGGCTTCCCGGCCGGCGTCATCGTCGAGGCGCTCGAGGAAGCGCCGCAGATCCCCGGCCGCCTGGAGCGCGTGAGCGCACCGAACACGGGCGGCGTGTCGGTGTTCGTGGACTACGCCCACACCCCCGACGCGCTGGAGAAGGCGCTCGCGTCCATCATGGCGCTCACCCCCGGCCGCACCATCTGCGTGTTCGGCTGCGGCGGCGATCGCGACGCCAGCAAGCGCCCCATCATGGGCCGCGCCGCGCTGGCGGCCGACCATGCCGTGGTGACGTCGGACAACCCGCGCACCGAGGACCCGCAGGCCATCATCGAGGACATCGTGAGCGGCATGGGCTCGGGCGCCGACCGCTTCGAGGTGGAGGCCGACCGCCGCGCCGCCATCGCGCGGGCCATCGCGCAGGCGAAGGCGGGCGACTCGATCCTCATCGCGGGCAAGGGCCACGAGGACTACCAGCTGGTGGGCGATCAGGTGCTCAGCTTCGACGACCGCATCGTGGCCGCCGAGGAACTCGAGCGCTCGTTCGGCTCCGAGCCGGCCGCAGAGTAA